The following coding sequences lie in one Miscanthus floridulus cultivar M001 chromosome 9, ASM1932011v1, whole genome shotgun sequence genomic window:
- the LOC136482589 gene encoding ATP-citrate synthase alpha chain protein 3-like, which produces MTPDACAPLIATLPLEVRTKIGDFIRGVFSVFQDLDFSFLEMNPFTLVNGEPYPLDMRGELDDTAAFKNFNKYDSGF; this is translated from the exons ATGACACCTGACGCATGTGCTCCATTGATCGCCACCCTGCCATTGGAG GTCCGCACAAAAATAGGTGATTTCATTAGAGGTGTATTTTCTGTTTTCCAAG ACTTGGATTTCTCATTTCTTGAGATGAACCCATTTACCTTGGTAAATGGTGAACCGTATCCTCTGGATATGAGAGGAGAACTAGATGACACAGCTGCTTTCAAGAACTTTAATAAGTATGATTCAGGCTTTTGA